GCATGTATATGTACTGCAAGTTGTGTATACCAAGAACATGAAGGAACTACAAATGTCACGCTTCAAACATAagataatgttaatgcttcattaaactgccagaccattttcttattggtattattattattattattattattattattattattattattaactaattgcattcttgtaaatgttttgtactgcagTAGGGACGTCATACCAACAAGGTGCCCAGGAAACCCGATACATGGAACCTAGTTTTGCAAAgaatcatgtagttgcattctaaatcataatatatttttatatgaatcaatgtactgaatgtataactattattagatccttttagaTTAAATTCGTGATGACTATTTGTAGGATAAAAGTACAAAACTCATGACCatgcatgtatattttaaatgcaaacttctaatcatgcaaacataaAATAGCAGGTTGCTACAAAGGAAATAGCAAGTGTGTCaagtgcaaaaataaataaaataaaataaaataaaaaaatttactattgTTTTGGCTTGAAAAGTCAGGTTGTTACAGAGTATATCTCTATAACAGCTACTGCAAATCAAGCAATTTGGTTGAACAAGTTGCTTGCTGATTTGGGTCAAGAACAAAGCTCACCAACTAAGCTTTATTGTGACAACAAATCTACTATTGCTATTGCTCTAAATCCGATTCAACATGGCAGAACCAAGCACATCAATGTGAAATTTCATTCTATAAGAGAAGCTGAGAAGAATCTGCTTATAAAGCTACACTATTGTCCAATAGATGTTCAACTTGTTGATATAATGACTAAAAGCTCTTCCTAGATCAAGGCTTAGAGATTTCTAAGGATGAAACTGGTTTGTCAAGGCAAAGTctcaaggaggagtgttagaaTTATGAGATTATGCCTTGAGAGAGATAGAGTTATGTGCagttatattatttgaattttatgtaaTCGTTTAGCTTCTTCAGGATTTGCAGCATGAACTTTCTGCTAAGtttgttatttcaatttcaataatctCTCAAGTTTGTTGAGAGTTTCAATCCATTCTAAGTTCTATGTAAGCCTATATATAGGCATtcgaaattaatgaaaaatattgatcttTTTACTCAACTCTACCATCTGGAATCTGTTTCTCCTATACTTAAACTTTAGTTTCTGGAACTCAAGATTTCTATCATCAGCTATATGAggtgaaaagaataaagattaacTCTATAGTAAAAACCACCCCATTTTCCAAAGGAAATATGACAATACTTATGGCAAAGGGTAGCCCTTTTTGGCACCTAAAACGTACCAATATCTATGGTTTCTTTCGTGCAGTGAAAGCATATATAGGAAAGCTCTCATAAATCAATATTTGTAAAGACAATCCTATGAAGTAGTTACTGAGCAGAAAAAGGGTACCTAATTCATATGCATCAACACGAACATACAGATCATAACTGTCACTCTTATCATATATAATATCAAGCAACCATACTATGGAGAATTAATGGACACAAGAAAAGGAATTGTGACCGTTCTTGTTCCAACTTTGGGTTCATCCTAAGCGACAGTGCCATAAATCTGGGATGGTGGAAATGGTGTtggcttgaattttttatgGTGGCTTGATAGCAGTGTGCTTAGATAGATAGTACAAGTCGTTATGCTCCTTCCCCAGGCCAATCATCTTCATCGTGTTCAGGTCCTGCAAGATACAGAAGTTAGGATGGAAAGTGATGATACAATTTAAGTCACGGGTGAGTTTACTGACTGAGAGAAGATTAACTTGAAAGGATGGTATATGGAGGACATTCTTGATGTACAAGTGATGGTTAACTCGTGCATTACCAACTGATAAGGTTTTTATATGTGATCCATCAGGTAAATGAACAGTATCATGACGTGGTGTTTGAGATAGTAAATGAGAAGAAGATGATATATGATCACTGGCACTGCTATCAATGATCCATGATTTATAACATTTAGAATTGTGTTTACCTGTTACATTTTCACATAACTGATTTTTACCAAGTAATGCTCTTATTTGATTGTATTCCTCTTCTGTGAACTGAGGAAAGGTCTGATGTCTGCTTGCTGCCTTGTTGGGTTTGATTGTGTTGCTGGTGTTATTGAATGCAAACCGTTTGTGTTGATTTGATGGTTTGATTTCTCTACCATGAAATTTATGTCCTGGTAGAAATCCAATGATGTAATAGCAACGGTCAACCGTATGTGTATCTCCCTCACAGCTGAGCAAAACAAAGATTTGCCCTTGTTGTTTTGTAGCCGTGTGGATTGTCTGTTCTCTGTGATCCTTGTGTTCCTTTTCACATTCATGGCATGAATGGGGCTATCATTGGCTTCAGtgagtttgttgttttttcctcTTATAATCAGgagtgaatatatttttttctgatgTTTAAGGAGTGGCTGCATTCAACAGGATTTGTCCACGGACAGCAGAATACATATCATTCAGCCCCATGAGGAATTGGAAAATTCATTCATGTTCTTATCTTTCAGCAATTTGTTTTAGTCCTGCACAGTTACATAAAGGTGGATCATTGTATGATCCTAATTCATCCCAAAAGGACTTGAGTGCTGAATAATAAGCTGCAATGGTCTGTTGTTGTTGACAATGTTCAACGATCCCTCGTGTAAGCTCAAATATGCATGAGAGATTTCTTTGTGAGAACCGCTCACTGAGATCTGCTCAGACATCAGCAGCAGTATCAGAGAAGATTACAGTATTTGTTAAGGATGGACTGATGGGGTTGAGAATCCATGACTTTACAATCTGATTGCATTGTCTCCAAGCTCTATATTTAGGATCTGTCTCTGAAGGTGCTTTTATTGTGCCATCAATGAAACCAAGCTTATTCTTGGCCTCCGGAGACATCATCATGGCGCGGCTCCATGTTGCATGATTGTCACCTTCCAAAAGTTAGGTGACAATGGCGTGATTGATGTGATCCGAGGGATGAATGTAGTAAGGATCATAAAAAATCCCATTTGCTTTTGACAAGTAATTTTTTGATGGTGTTTTCTGTTCATGGTGATTGTTTGCATATAGCAAAAATAATGAGCAGTATTAGGTTGTTGAACCACTTGCTCTGATAcataaaaaaagcaaaggaaagcTTGATAGAGAAGTTTGAAGAACAGCAAAGCGGTCTTATTATTCTGTGTGATTTCTACAGTCCATAAACATAGTTTATATGGGAAAAGGAATCTTGTCTAAATAAGTAAATTGAAAAGGACTAGCAACTAATATTTAGACTTAATTACAGAATTACAATCAAACTAAAATCTTCTAAAGATATGATTTACAAATCaatctttaattgttttgattccGAATCTTaacaatatttgttttcattacaAATCTAATGGAACTTCATATTAGCAATTATTCAGACAGTGCAGCTTCAGCGACAACCAATTTCAGTAATTGTCACCTCATTTAGAGAACACTGTCCATCTTCTACGTCTAATGCTATATCAGGATTATTGTCAGATTTTCTAAAGAGGAATGCAGGTTGTTTTGGAGAAGGAATCTCTGTTTCGTTACTCAACATAAAAACAACTGCCAACATAGATGGTCTGTCCGTGGCATCTTCTTGCACGCACAGTAGACCAATCTGTATGCATTTCAAGGCTTCACGCGGATCATACAACTCAGTCAGTGATGGATCCACTATCTCCaatgatttttcttctctccataATTCCCACACCTGTGTGTTCATATAAATCATTAACATACAAGAAATAAGAGCAGACAACATCTAAAATTGTGAACATTGAAATTCAGCCAAGAGCACAGATGGCTCTCCTATAACTCACATATCCAATCAAGGTCAAAGGAGGATCCTGTTGATAAAATCTATTGTTCTTCTTGCCACTCACAATCTCTAGCAACATGACCCCAAAACTGAAAACATCTGATTTTACAGAAAAGTTTCCAAGCACAGCATATTCTGGTGACATATAGCCACTGcatcagaaaaacaagaatctgAAGTTTTAGTATTCCTGGTAATCAATGATAGCACTTTGTCACTCGGTCTTGTTTTCGGCAAAGGTACTTACTATGTTCCTACAACTCTCCTTGTCCTATCTTCAGTTTGGTTGCCTTCAAATATTTTTGCCATTccaaaatctgatatttttgGGTTCATCTCTGCATCCAATAGAATGTTGCTGCATTTTAAATCCCTGTGAATGATTCTCAACCTGGAGTCTTGGTGAAGATATAAGATCCCACGAGCTATTCCAACAATAAtatcaaagcgttttcgccaaTCCAATAACAATCTTCTTGTTTCATCtgttaaaacaattatttttcagaCAACTAGTGTAAATCAGggcaataaaaacataaagaaacttACGgaaaagaaacgagtccaaGCTTTTGTTCGGCAAGTATTCATAGATTAAGATTTGTTCTCCATCCTGAGTGCAATAACCTAGAAGTTTCACCAGATTCCTGTGTTGAAGCATTGCAATTACCAtaacttcatttttaaattcttctgTTCCTTGTCTTGAACTTCTAGATAACCTTTTTATTGCAACCTCCAGTCCATTAGCTAGCAGACCCTAAAATCATGTTACAAGATTAAGCCTCTGGACTACAATTATGCAAATTAGAGAGGCCATTTAGTTTTTAGCTAAATGCAAGAAACTCAACCTTATAAACAGAGCCAAAACCACCTTGCCCGAGTTTGTTAGCTGGAGAGAAATTGTTAGTGGCCGCCGTTATGGTGCTGAGCTTGAAACATTCTAATTCAGTAGAAGTGCTGTTTACCTGCAGTTCGGTACCTTGTTTTGCTCTCTTCTTGAGCCACAGAAAAGCAAACAGGCTAATGAGAAACCACAATAATGCAATTGATGGTGCTAAAACGGCCAGCATCGTTTTTTCACGAGAATCATTTGACTTCCTTTTAGTATCAGCTGCATGAGAGTGAAAAGAATCAAGATTAACTCCAATGGAAATATGACAATACATATGGCAAAGGGTAGCCCTTTTGGCACCTAAAACGTACCAATATCTTTATTCTTTCCTGCAGGAACAGTCAAGAGAAGTGACtgttaaaaatcaataattgtAATGACAATCCTATGAAGTAGTTACTGAGCAGAAAAAGGGTACCTAATTCATATGCATCAACACGAACATACAGATCATAACTGTTACTCCTATCATATCTAATGTCTACTAATTCCTTGTACCAATTCaaacaaccataattttttccgGGAATTCCAATGATTGCGTATGCAGAGCATGAACAACTCCTCTTGCATTCCACTTCACAGTCTGCACGACTCATGCTCATGTCCACCCAAGCTGCAGCTGAACTTTCCGGAAGAATTACATTTTCCACCTTCACAAACCCTTCTCCATGATCGCACAACGAAGACGTCTGTAGCCGCTTCCTGACACAACCACCGGACCCATCTCTCGTAGACCATTCCAATGGGTACTTGGGCTCGAACCCAGGTAAACAGGCACATTCAAATCTATTATGATTGGCAAGTTCACACGTACTATAAGCACCACACAGTCCATAATAGTCGCACTGAAACACTGGGGCCTTCCAGTAATCCTTCCACTGGCCATCACTTTCTCTCCATGTTAACACCTTTAGAAGTCCTGAATGATCTACTATTATTCTTAGCAGATAAAAATCATCAGGAACTGTGTAGTCCCAGTATATTTCATCTGGATCATTTACAAAAGTGCTTTTGTATAAGCCCATTTGACTTCTCCATGGCCAAGGAGGAGATCTACAAATTGGCTCTGTATCATTATAGACAAAGATTTGCGGTGAGCCATTTGGGTTGATCATAAGAGAAAAGTCTCCAATCCCAGGGTCATCAGCTGATCTCCATGATGTTAGAAACCGATCAATTCCTAATTTTCGATCCAGCCCCAGTTTCATTCCAGGAAGCAGGATGTTCGTTGGATAATCGAAGCTTTCCCATACAGTTTTTCTGCTTCTTTTCCTGACCAATATCAAATTTCCTGAATCCAAGAGTTGAGCTTCGCAAGTATCATTTTCTTCCACTGAAACATCTGTAGACCACACAGGAAGCTTTTGGTCATCGTTACCATAGAGAACGAGGCTTCCATATTGGTTTATAAAGAGAAATCCAGAGGAACCAATGATTGGATCGTTCCTGTTTGCAACCCACACCACGGTTTGTTCTGGTACTTTATGGTACCAAATTCCAAGATATCTATTGCTAGAACTACCTGGACTGAAAAATCCTAGTGCAAAATTATTTCCTTTGGAGATAAGAAGGTCACCTTCTTTAATGTTCTGGTTCGTTTCTAAGGAGTCTTGGGATGTACAAGATGAGAATTGGAgctttaaaagagaaaaaagcagGAACAGTTTTTCAGCTTCCATGATGGGGTAAACTGGATCTTGCCGTTTGGAAAAGTGTTAAATTTTGCTTTGTGGAGAATGGATATGGCCTTCAGACAAGTCTCCAGAGAAGTTGCGTGACGGAAGTGGCTATTTTGGGATCCACATCGCTTAACGTGGCAACTCTTTCAACCTTCAAAGTCTAGACAAtgacttgtttttattaaaatatcaatccATATTTTTTGGAAACGATACTGTCCTCTTGTTTTAGAAATATGTAGAATTGTGTcgaaacaacataaaaaaagacaataaacacAAGGAATGATAGAATTGTGTCGAAAAATATttcaactataataataattgtaattcaaacttttattactcaatatttttttaatcaaatttaaatatcaaaaatcttCCTGACTcttatatattaagaaaaacatc
This is a stretch of genomic DNA from Populus alba chromosome 11, ASM523922v2, whole genome shotgun sequence. It encodes these proteins:
- the LOC140956169 gene encoding G-type lectin S-receptor-like serine/threonine-protein kinase RKS1 isoform X5, whose protein sequence is MEAEKLFLLFSLLKLQFSSCTSQDSLETNQNIKEGDLLISKGNNFALGFFSPGSSSNRYLGIWYHKVPEQTVVWVANRNDPIIGSSGFLFINQYGSLVLYGNDDQKLPVWSTDVSVEENDTCEAQLLDSGNLILVRKRSRKTVWESFDYPTNILLPGMKLGLDRKLGIDRFLTSWRSADDPGIGDFSLMINPNGSPQIFVYNDTEPICRSPPWPWRSQMGLYKSTFVNDPDEIYWDYTVPDDFYLLRIIVDHSGLLKVLTWRESDGQWKDYWKAPVFQCDYYGLCGAYSTCELANHNRFECACLPGFEPKYPLEWSTRDGSGGCVRKRLQTSSLCDHGEGFVKVENVILPESSAAAWVDMSMSRADCEVECKRSCSCSAYAIIGIPGKNYGCLNWYKELVDIRYDRSNSYDLYVRVDAYELGKNKDIADTKRKSNDSREKTMLAVLAPSIALLWFLISLFAFLWLKKRAKQGTELQGLLANGLEVAIKRLSRSSRQGTEEFKNEVMVIAMLQHRNLVKLLGYCTQDGEQILIYEYLPNKSLDSFLFHETRRLLLDWRKRFDIIVGIARGILYLHQDSRLRIIHRDLKCSNILLDAEMNPKISDFGMAKIFEGNQTEDRTRRVVGTYGYMSPEYAVLGNFSVKSDVFSFGVMLLEIVSGKKNNRFYQQDPPLTLIGYVWELWREEKSLEIVDPSLTELYDPREALKCIQIGLLCVQEDATDRPSMLAVVFMLSNETEIPSPKQPAFLFRKSDNNPDIALDVEDGQCSLNEVTITEIGCR
- the LOC140956169 gene encoding G-type lectin S-receptor-like serine/threonine-protein kinase RKS1 isoform X4, with protein sequence MEAEKLFLLFSLLKLQFSSCTSQDSLETNQNIKEGDLLISKGNNFALGFFSPGSSSNRYLGIWYHKVPEQTVVWVANRNDPIIGSSGFLFINQYGSLVLYGNDDQKLPVWSTDVSVEENDTCEAQLLDSGNLILVRKRSRKTVWESFDYPTNILLPGMKLGLDRKLGIDRFLTSWRSADDPGIGDFSLMINPNGSPQIFVYNDTEPICRSPPWPWRSQMGLYKSTFVNDPDEIYWDYTVPDDFYLLRIIVDHSGLLKVLTWRESDGQWKDYWKAPVFQCDYYGLCGAYSTCELANHNRFECACLPGFEPKYPLEWSTRDGSGGCVRKRLQTSSLCDHGEGFVKVENVILPESSAAAWVDMSMSRADCEVECKRSCSCSAYAIIGIPGKNYGCLNWYKELVDIRYDRSNSYDLYVRVDAYELGKNKDIADTKRKSNDSREKTMLAVLAPSIALLWFLISLFAFLWLKKRAKQANKLGQGGFGSVYKGLLANGLEVAIKRLSRSSRQGTEEFKNEVMVIAMLQHRNLVKLLGYCTQDGEQILIYEYLPNKSLDSFLFHETRRLLLDWRKRFDIIVGIARGILYLHQDSRLRIIHRDLKCSNILLDAEMNPKISDFGMAKIFEGNQTEDRTRRVVGTYGYMSPEYAVLGNFSVKSDVFSFGVMLLEIVSGKKNNRFYQQDPPLTLIGYVWELWREEKSLEIVDPSLTELYDPREALKCIQIGLLCVQEDATDRPSMLAVVFMLSNETEIPSPKQPAFLFRKSDNNPDIALDVEDGQCSLNEVTITEIGCR
- the LOC140956169 gene encoding G-type lectin S-receptor-like serine/threonine-protein kinase At1g11410 isoform X3, translating into MEAEKLFLLFSLLKLQFSSCTSQDSLETNQNIKEGDLLISKGNNFALGFFSPGSSSNRYLGIWYHKVPEQTVVWVANRNDPIIGSSGFLFINQYGSLVLYGNDDQKLPVWSTDVSVEENDTCEAQLLDSGNLILVRKRSRKTVWESFDYPTNILLPGMKLGLDRKLGIDRFLTSWRSADDPGIGDFSLMINPNGSPQIFVYNDTEPICRSPPWPWRSQMGLYKSTFVNDPDEIYWDYTVPDDFYLLRIIVDHSGLLKVLTWRESDGQWKDYWKAPVFQCDYYGLCGAYSTCELANHNRFECACLPGFEPKYPLEWSTRDGSGGCVRKRLQTSSLCDHGEGFVKVENVILPESSAAAWVDMSMSRADCEVECKRSCSCSAYAIIGIPGKNYGCLNWYKELVDIRYDRSNSYDLYVRVDAYELGKNKDIADTKRKSNDSREKTMLAVLAPSIALLWFLISLFAFLWLKKRAKQGTELQVNSTSTELECFKLSTITAATNNFSPANKLGQGGFGSVYKGLLANGLEVAIKRLSRSSRQGTEEFKNEVMVIAMLQHRNLVKLLDETRRLLLDWRKRFDIIVGIARGILYLHQDSRLRIIHRDLKCSNILLDAEMNPKISDFGMAKIFEGNQTEDRTRRVVGTYGYMSPEYAVLGNFSVKSDVFSFGVMLLEIVSGKKNNRFYQQDPPLTLIGYVWELWREEKSLEIVDPSLTELYDPREALKCIQIGLLCVQEDATDRPSMLAVVFMLSNETEIPSPKQPAFLFRKSDNNPDIALDVEDGQCSLNEVTITEIGCR
- the LOC140956169 gene encoding G-type lectin S-receptor-like serine/threonine-protein kinase At1g11410 isoform X1; translated protein: MEAEKLFLLFSLLKLQFSSCTSQDSLETNQNIKEGDLLISKGNNFALGFFSPGSSSNRYLGIWYHKVPEQTVVWVANRNDPIIGSSGFLFINQYGSLVLYGNDDQKLPVWSTDVSVEENDTCEAQLLDSGNLILVRKRSRKTVWESFDYPTNILLPGMKLGLDRKLGIDRFLTSWRSADDPGIGDFSLMINPNGSPQIFVYNDTEPICRSPPWPWRSQMGLYKSTFVNDPDEIYWDYTVPDDFYLLRIIVDHSGLLKVLTWRESDGQWKDYWKAPVFQCDYYGLCGAYSTCELANHNRFECACLPGFEPKYPLEWSTRDGSGGCVRKRLQTSSLCDHGEGFVKVENVILPESSAAAWVDMSMSRADCEVECKRSCSCSAYAIIGIPGKNYGCLNWYKELVDIRYDRSNSYDLYVRVDAYELGKNKDIADTKRKSNDSREKTMLAVLAPSIALLWFLISLFAFLWLKKRAKQGTELQVNSTSTELECFKLSTITAATNNFSPANKLGQGGFGSVYKGLLANGLEVAIKRLSRSSRQGTEEFKNEVMVIAMLQHRNLVKLLGYCTQDGEQILIYEYLPNKSLDSFLFHETRRLLLDWRKRFDIIVGIARGILYLHQDSRLRIIHRDLKCSNILLDAEMNPKISDFGMAKIFEGNQTEDRTRRVVGTYGYMSPEYAVLGNFSVKSDVFSFGVMLLEIVSGKKNNRFYQQDPPLTLIGYVWELWREEKSLEIVDPSLTELYDPREALKCIQIGLLCVQEDATDRPSMLAVVFMLSNETEIPSPKQPAFLFRKSDNNPDIALDVEDGQCSLNEVTITEIGCR
- the LOC140956169 gene encoding G-type lectin S-receptor-like serine/threonine-protein kinase RKS1 isoform X2, with the protein product MEAEKLFLLFSLLKLQFSSCTSQDSLETNQNIKEGDLLISKGNNFALGFFSPGSSSNRYLGIWYHKVPEQTVVWVANRNDPIIGSSGFLFINQYGSLVLYGNDDQKLPVWSTDVSVEENDTCEAQLLDSGNLILVRKRSRKTVWESFDYPTNILLPGMKLGLDRKLGIDRFLTSWRSADDPGIGDFSLMINPNGSPQIFVYNDTEPICRSPPWPWRSQMGLYKSTFVNDPDEIYWDYTVPDDFYLLRIIVDHSGLLKVLTWRESDGQWKDYWKAPVFQCDYYGLCGAYSTCELANHNRFECACLPGFEPKYPLEWSTRDGSGGCVRKRLQTSSLCDHGEGFVKVENVILPESSAAAWVDMSMSRADCEVECKRSCSCSAYAIIGIPGKNYGCLNWYKELVDIRYDRSNSYDLYVRVDAYELADTKRKSNDSREKTMLAVLAPSIALLWFLISLFAFLWLKKRAKQGTELQVNSTSTELECFKLSTITAATNNFSPANKLGQGGFGSVYKGLLANGLEVAIKRLSRSSRQGTEEFKNEVMVIAMLQHRNLVKLLGYCTQDGEQILIYEYLPNKSLDSFLFHETRRLLLDWRKRFDIIVGIARGILYLHQDSRLRIIHRDLKCSNILLDAEMNPKISDFGMAKIFEGNQTEDRTRRVVGTYGYMSPEYAVLGNFSVKSDVFSFGVMLLEIVSGKKNNRFYQQDPPLTLIGYVWELWREEKSLEIVDPSLTELYDPREALKCIQIGLLCVQEDATDRPSMLAVVFMLSNETEIPSPKQPAFLFRKSDNNPDIALDVEDGQCSLNEVTITEIGCR